Genomic DNA from Niabella ginsenosidivorans:
TGTTATTGTCTTCTACCTGAAAATTGAGCTCATTGGCTGCATGACGCATATTGATCGTATGTATATTCAGCAATGCATTCCACAAGTGTTTGTCTTTTTCTTCAATACCTTTCACAATAACCGATTTCCAGGGCGTGGAGCACAGCTGTCCGATCTTTGTTTGCAGGCAGATGCTGCAAAGGTCTTTTAAAAATGCAACAGGAAATAATTCATCCCTGCGGTATACGCCCAGCCAATACCTGTTATTGTGCTTGTGCAACCCTTCATAATAAGGCAGGTTAAACTCTGGTAATACCGCTCTTTGTTCCGCGGGTTTTGTAATATATTGTTTCTCCTGTATTCGCAGGAAGAACGTAGTTCCATCCGCGCCCGGCTGGTCATAAAACAGCGTTTTGTTGTTCAGGATCAGTGCCTCAATTTCCTTTGAAAGACGCGCAATGTCGTTGGTATAAACCATCTTGTCCCATTCGTAAATGGTATTGGTTTTCGGAAACCGGATCAGCAGGTGCCAGAAATGCGGTACGCTGGCGGATGCTACCCAGTTGATATTACCGGTCAGTAACGGAGTAAAGCTCTGGTGGCTGTCGGAAATATTGATCTTGAATCTGGGCGGGTAGTCTATTGCGTTCAGAATGTCTTTATAGGTGCCCTCGCTCAGCCAGGTGTGGGCAATAAAAATGTCTTCGGCGGGGCAGGAGGTTACAATGTTAGGAAAAGCATCATTGTTTATTTCGTAAAATAAATTGCTTTGTTCCAGAAAGGTGGTAAGCGGCTTTATTTTCCGGGTAGGACAGTTGGTTAATAATTGCTGCCGCAATCCAAAGCTTACCTGTTGCACACCTGCGTGCTCCAGGTGCTCCAGTAGTTGATACAGCAGCCCGGGCGATATAATTCCGCCTGCAAAGTTGATTTTTATTTTGCTGTATTTCCTCATACGCTTTGCTTTTCGATAGTTATGGTTTCTTTTGGATAAAGGCCCAGGTTTTTTTCGAGGATGGCTTTTACTTCCGGTTTACAGCTGCCACAGCCCATACCGGCGCCGCTCAGCTGGCAGAGCTGCAGGTGATCGGTACAGCCTTCTTTGATCTTATTAATCAAATTGCCTTCTCCCACATTGTTGCAACTGCATACCAGTTTTCCGATCACGGGTTCCGGGGCCTTGCCGGACCGCAGTAGTTGCAGGCGTTTTTCACTGAGCTCTAGTTTTTTTTCAATAAGGTTACGGTACTCTAAGAATTCAGTTTTGTCGCCGATAAGAATAGCACCTACCAGGCGGTCTTCGTGAATAATGCATTTTTTGTAATAGCGCTGTGCTTTGTCAATAAAGATCACTTCTTCATAGGCAGGATCGTCCGGGCATTCCACCATTCCAAGGGAACAGAGATCGGTGCCATGCATTTTCAGTATGTTCATTGCTAATGTGCCACTGTAATACATGGATATATCTCCATTCAGGTAATGCGCTGCAATTGCTGCCTGCTGCTCGGCTGCTGCTGTAATACCATACATACGGCCTTTGAATTCGGCTATTTCTCCTATGGCAAAAATGCCGGGGTCTGAGGTTTGAAGGTACTCATTCACAATAACGCCCCTTTTGCATTCCAGTCCGCTGGACCTGATGAAATCAATGTTGGGAACGGTGCCGATAGCAAACACAATAGCCGTGCAGCTGATGGTACGGCCGCTTTTTAAACGGATACCGGATACGGAACTGCCGCCAAGTATCCGGTCTGCTTCATCGTTAAAATAAATTTCAATTCCCTTATCGGTCAGCTCTTCATAGAGGAGCTGGCTACCAATGGTATCCAGCTGACGGTCCATCATGCGGGATGACCGGTTCAGGATCGTTACGGCTATGTTGATCTCACGGAGGGAGGCCGCCAGCTCTACCCCTAATAAACCGGCTCCTATAATAACCACTTTTCCTTTAAAGGCTGCAGCGTGCGCCGTGAACAGATCGGCGTCTGTACGGCTGCGCATGGTGAATATGCCTGCCATAGCGGGTATTTCTTTGGGCAGGGCAGGACTGCTGCCGGTAGCCATTATTAAAATGTCATAATTGTGCACCTGCCCCTTGCTATCGGTGATCGTTTTGTTGCTGCGGTCAACGTTCAGAATGCTGACGCCCCGGTGCAGCCGGATATTGTAATCATATTCCTCCTGGCTGGTCATTTTTACCAGGCTGTCCCATTGCAGGGTACCGGAAATATAATCCGGTAGCAATACCCGGTTGTAAAAAGGAAAATTCTCCTTGCTGAAAACTTCAATTTCATCGGTAGTATTCAGCGCGCGGTAGCTTTTTACAAAACCACAGGCTCCTGCGCCGGCGCCTGCCACAAGGATCTTTTGCCGGGGTTTCCGGTAACGGCATATTGCAACAGCAGTGTATTTGAAATCGGGCTCTTTGCTTTGGGGGTCTGTAAGGTTATTGGTAAGATTGTTTGCCCTGACCAGGTCCCTGCCCAGTAGCTTACCCCAGTGCATGGGAAGGAACACCACGCCTTTTTTTATGGTATCTGTGAGCTTTGCCCTCACCCGCACTTCACCCCGTGGGTTGCTGACCGCAACGAGGTCGTCCTCATTAATGCCGAGCGCTGCAGCATCTTCCGGGTGAATCTCTAAGAAAGAAGCACTGATGTGCTGCCGGAGCTTGTTTACCTTACCGGTCTTGCTCATGGTATGCCATTGATCCCGGATGCGGCCGGTGGTTAGTATGAACGGGAAATCCGGTGTTAAAGGCTCTGATTGGTTCACGTCCGGGAAGGAATGTAGCTGTGCCCGTTGTGTAGGGGTAAAGAATTGTTGGTTTTCAAAGAGCCGCTTTGTGCCTTGCTGGTCTTCTTTGTCTGCTGCAGCAAGGTGTTTGGTTGTAAACGGCCACTGTACGCTATTGCGCTGGCGGAGTATATTGTAGTTTAAGCTGCTGATGTCCATCTTTGTTCCGCCGGTAAGAGCAGCATGTTCTTCAAAGA
This window encodes:
- a CDS encoding nitrate reductase translates to MITSSPDDNSGNNTAMNTVCCYCGVGCGITVRKNKLGRLQVEGNKDYPVNKGMLCSKGMNLHYTANDYSDRLLYPEMRYNRNQPRRRVSWDTALERTAAVFKTLIEKYGPDSVAFYASGQCLTEEYYVVNKLMKGYIGSNNIDTNSRLCMSSAVAAYKRSLGEDSVPVSYEDLELADVIFVAGANPAWCHPILWRRVEAARQRNPLLKIIVSDPRKTQTVASADIHFQLNPGTDITLHHAIGRALIENGWVDTTFIREHTEGFAAYRETVFQRSIAEAALICGVAETDILQAARYINKAKGFMTMWTMGLNQSVIGVNKNLSLINLNLITGHIGKPGSGPLSLTGQPNAMGGREVGGLSNLLPAHRNLSKEQHRREVEDFWGIAPGTISPRPGLTATEMFEALEDGRLKAIWILCTNPLISLPDVRRAEAALKKAKFVVVQEISNKPETLQYADVVLPAAAWTEKEGTMTNAERRISLLNKINDAPGEALPDATIICRFARKMGFPGFDYESPAAIFEEHAALTGGTKMDISSLNYNILRQRNSVQWPFTTKHLAAADKEDQQGTKRLFENQQFFTPTQRAQLHSFPDVNQSEPLTPDFPFILTTGRIRDQWHTMSKTGKVNKLRQHISASFLEIHPEDAAALGINEDDLVAVSNPRGEVRVRAKLTDTIKKGVVFLPMHWGKLLGRDLVRANNLTNNLTDPQSKEPDFKYTAVAICRYRKPRQKILVAGAGAGACGFVKSYRALNTTDEIEVFSKENFPFYNRVLLPDYISGTLQWDSLVKMTSQEEYDYNIRLHRGVSILNVDRSNKTITDSKGQVHNYDILIMATGSSPALPKEIPAMAGIFTMRSRTDADLFTAHAAAFKGKVVIIGAGLLGVELAASLREINIAVTILNRSSRMMDRQLDTIGSQLLYEELTDKGIEIYFNDEADRILGGSSVSGIRLKSGRTISCTAIVFAIGTVPNIDFIRSSGLECKRGVIVNEYLQTSDPGIFAIGEIAEFKGRMYGITAAAEQQAAIAAHYLNGDISMYYSGTLAMNILKMHGTDLCSLGMVECPDDPAYEEVIFIDKAQRYYKKCIIHEDRLVGAILIGDKTEFLEYRNLIEKKLELSEKRLQLLRSGKAPEPVIGKLVCSCNNVGEGNLINKIKEGCTDHLQLCQLSGAGMGCGSCKPEVKAILEKNLGLYPKETITIEKQSV
- a CDS encoding rubredoxin, whose translation is MRKYSKIKINFAGGIISPGLLYQLLEHLEHAGVQQVSFGLRQQLLTNCPTRKIKPLTTFLEQSNLFYEINNDAFPNIVTSCPAEDIFIAHTWLSEGTYKDILNAIDYPPRFKINISDSHQSFTPLLTGNINWVASASVPHFWHLLIRFPKTNTIYEWDKMVYTNDIARLSKEIEALILNNKTLFYDQPGADGTTFFLRIQEKQYITKPAEQRAVLPEFNLPYYEGLHKHNNRYWLGVYRRDELFPVAFLKDLCSICLQTKIGQLCSTPWKSVIVKGIEEKDKHLWNALLNIHTINMRHAANELNFQVEDNNSKATRLKQYLVKELNNTDTRTFGLCIGIKTRKKSEIFSSILVKRKPVLPIRGYALFYLYDILCAHDYNPNKRTGYIFRSNLPRFLLAGNLRKSLAAFYDQCTHQELPFRGSVTSPVTASAFTEEPIYQCAHCLTVYDATTGDPENGIPAGTAFATLPHTYTCSLCEANKDQFIKIEQESLNRQYL